From one Simplicispira suum genomic stretch:
- the ileS gene encoding isoleucine--tRNA ligase — MSDANPNPSTAAAPTQDYRKTLNLPDTPFPMRGDLPKREPGWVKEWNDEGLYKRLRAARCGAPKFILHDGPPYANGQIHMGHAVNKILKDMIVKARQLEGFDALYVPGWDCHGLPIENAIEKKFGRKLSRDDMQAKGRAYATEQIAQQMVDFQRLGVLGEWDHPYKTMDPENEAEEIRTFKRVIERGFVYRGLKPVYWCFDCGSSLAEFEIEYQDKKSQTLDVAFKAHDPARLATAFGLGALTKDAFAVIWTTTAWTIPANQALNLNPDLTYALVDTARGVFVMAESLVESCLTRWGLEGLVLALAPGKALAGLEFEHPLYDVDPGYRRLSPVYLADYATASDGTGIVHSSPAYGVEDFNSCIAHGVATDDILNPVQGNGSYAPDLPLFGGQNIWKACPAIIETLQAAGRLLGTEGISHSYPHCWRHKTPVIYRAAAQWFIRMDEETASTKGVFTKDKAPETLRQTALKAIEQTHFYPENGKARLHDMIAGRPDWCISRQRSWGVPIPFFLHKDSGELHPRTMEILDQAADIVERGGIEAWSRVTTEDILGATDAPHYTKSTDILEVWFDSGSTFQHVLRGSHAGAHHDSGPEADLYLEGHDQHRGWFHSSLLLASALEGRAPYRGLLTHGFTVDAQGRKMSKSLGNGIDPQDINKKLGAEIIRLWVASSDYSGDIAGDEKILARVVDAYRRIRNTLRFLLANTSDFNPATDAVSEAELLEIDRYALARAAELQADILAHYKVYEFHPVVAKLQLYCSEDLGGFYLDILKDRLYTTAPHSLARRSAQTALYQISQAMLRWMAPFLSFTAEEAWKIVGSSDSIFMEQYTALGEPAEGLLAKWARIRDIRDLVNKEIEQLRAVGTVGASLQATVQLTVAPEDHALLASLGDDLKYVFITSAIELVAGDAIQISAGASFDPKCERCWHYRADVGHDAAHPTLCGRCTSNLFGAGETRAHA, encoded by the coding sequence ATGTCCGACGCCAATCCAAACCCATCCACCGCTGCTGCGCCCACGCAGGACTACCGCAAAACCCTGAACCTGCCCGACACGCCCTTTCCGATGCGCGGCGATCTGCCCAAGCGCGAGCCAGGCTGGGTCAAGGAATGGAACGACGAAGGCCTGTACAAGCGCCTGCGTGCGGCCCGCTGCGGCGCTCCCAAGTTCATCCTGCACGACGGCCCGCCCTACGCCAACGGGCAGATCCACATGGGGCACGCGGTCAACAAGATCTTGAAGGACATGATCGTCAAGGCGCGCCAGCTCGAAGGCTTTGACGCCCTCTACGTCCCCGGCTGGGACTGCCACGGCCTGCCGATTGAAAACGCCATTGAAAAGAAGTTTGGCCGCAAGCTCTCGCGCGACGACATGCAGGCCAAAGGCCGCGCGTATGCCACCGAACAAATCGCGCAGCAGATGGTGGACTTCCAGCGCCTGGGGGTGCTGGGCGAGTGGGACCACCCTTACAAAACCATGGACCCGGAGAACGAGGCCGAAGAGATCCGCACCTTCAAGCGTGTGATCGAGCGCGGCTTTGTCTACCGTGGCCTGAAACCCGTGTACTGGTGCTTTGACTGCGGATCGTCGCTGGCCGAATTCGAAATCGAATACCAGGACAAGAAAAGCCAGACGCTGGACGTCGCCTTCAAGGCGCACGACCCGGCCCGGTTGGCCACCGCTTTTGGCCTGGGCGCGCTGACCAAAGACGCCTTTGCCGTCATCTGGACCACCACCGCCTGGACGATTCCGGCCAACCAGGCGCTCAACCTCAACCCGGACCTGACCTACGCCCTGGTGGACACCGCGCGCGGCGTGTTCGTCATGGCCGAGTCGCTGGTGGAGAGCTGCCTGACCCGCTGGGGCCTCGAAGGCCTGGTACTGGCCCTGGCTCCGGGCAAGGCGCTGGCCGGCCTGGAGTTCGAGCATCCGCTCTACGACGTCGATCCTGGCTACCGGCGCCTCTCGCCCGTGTACCTGGCCGATTACGCCACCGCCAGCGACGGCACCGGCATCGTGCATTCGTCGCCCGCCTACGGCGTGGAAGACTTCAACTCCTGCATCGCGCACGGCGTGGCCACGGACGACATCCTCAACCCCGTGCAGGGCAACGGCAGCTACGCGCCCGATCTGCCTCTGTTTGGCGGCCAGAACATCTGGAAGGCCTGCCCCGCCATCATCGAAACCCTGCAAGCCGCCGGCCGCCTGCTGGGCACCGAGGGCATCAGCCACAGCTACCCGCACTGCTGGCGCCACAAGACGCCGGTGATCTACCGCGCGGCAGCGCAGTGGTTCATTCGCATGGACGAAGAGACTGCGTCCACCAAGGGCGTATTCACCAAAGACAAAGCGCCTGAGACCCTGCGCCAGACCGCGCTCAAGGCCATCGAGCAAACGCACTTCTACCCCGAGAACGGCAAGGCGCGCCTGCACGACATGATTGCCGGCCGGCCCGACTGGTGCATTTCGCGCCAGCGCAGCTGGGGCGTGCCGATCCCGTTCTTTTTGCACAAGGATTCGGGCGAGCTGCACCCGCGCACCATGGAGATCCTGGACCAGGCCGCCGACATCGTGGAAAGAGGCGGTATCGAGGCCTGGAGCCGCGTCACCACCGAAGACATCCTGGGCGCCACCGACGCGCCCCACTACACCAAGAGCACCGACATCCTCGAAGTGTGGTTCGACTCGGGCTCGACCTTCCAGCATGTGCTGCGCGGCTCGCACGCCGGCGCCCACCACGACAGCGGCCCCGAGGCCGACCTGTACCTTGAAGGCCACGACCAGCACCGCGGCTGGTTTCACAGCTCGCTGCTGCTGGCCAGCGCCCTGGAAGGCCGCGCGCCCTACCGCGGTCTGCTGACGCACGGCTTCACGGTGGACGCCCAGGGCCGCAAGATGAGCAAGTCGCTGGGCAACGGCATTGATCCGCAGGACATCAACAAGAAGCTGGGTGCCGAAATCATCCGGCTGTGGGTGGCGTCCAGCGACTATTCGGGCGACATTGCCGGCGACGAGAAAATCCTCGCGCGCGTGGTGGACGCCTACCGCCGCATCCGCAACACGCTGCGCTTTTTGCTGGCCAACACCAGCGACTTCAATCCGGCCACCGACGCAGTGTCGGAAGCCGAGCTGCTGGAGATCGACCGCTACGCCCTGGCCCGCGCCGCCGAGCTGCAAGCCGACATCCTCGCGCACTACAAGGTGTACGAGTTTCACCCCGTGGTCGCCAAGCTGCAGCTCTACTGCTCGGAAGACCTGGGGGGCTTCTACCTCGACATTCTGAAGGACCGGCTCTACACCACCGCGCCGCACAGCCTGGCACGGCGCAGCGCGCAAACGGCTCTGTACCAGATCAGCCAGGCGATGCTGCGCTGGATGGCGCCGTTCCTCTCGTTCACCGCCGAAGAGGCGTGGAAGATTGTCGGCAGCAGCGACTCCATCTTCATGGAGCAGTACACCGCGCTGGGCGAACCGGCCGAGGGGCTGCTGGCCAAGTGGGCGCGCATTCGCGACATCCGCGACCTGGTGAACAAGGAAATCGAGCAACTGCGCGCCGTCGGCACCGTAGGCGCGTCGCTCCAGGCCACCGTG